In the Malassezia vespertilionis chromosome 3, complete sequence genome, one interval contains:
- the MUP1 gene encoding methionine permease (TransMembrane:12 (i63-84o99-121i142-160o180-201i213-233o253-277i289-312o341-360i386-407o419-440i460-482o494-520i); COG:E; EggNog:ENOG503NVPN) translates to MPGERNGGSSISSASSLHKADAGQKIPDVEGLTENDPELALAPNLDDQIVSALQSEVPQGRQVGLISAIFLMVNRILGTGVFSTTSTILVQSGSVGMSLMYWVIGGIIAGAGFAVYAEFATSMHRNGGELNYLQFVYQKPKFMMASMYAAQAFFLGQAAGNANAAGQYFIRAGAGTTTEWNSKGIGVAIIAAAWFMHGFMLKWGLRFQNALGLFKVVILVLIVFAGFAALAGHVRIPKPHNFDNAFSGTRSDIYGVASCIYNAVWSYVGYSNLFYALGEVKNPLRTMKIAGPVALIVLTILYVLAQVAYFAAVPLDDIKNSEQIVAALFFENMFGRRASQALSAFVALSAVANVFSVLFSQGRLNQALGRDGLLPFSKLFATNRPFNTPLAGLTWHAIVTLIIMLAPRQGDAYNFVLNLSSYPLNVVNAAVGLGLCIAYLPKNSVLKPNYMRDWNPPFRATLPVALFFTLVSMFLVIVPWISPSKASDSIYTSMWYALAPAVGLGFFGGGAIYWLIWYVILPKLGGYKLVHTTEIMSDGTMITAFEKCSPRS, encoded by the coding sequence ATGCCAGGCGAACGGAACGGTGGAAGTAGCATCTCTTCCGCCTCGAGTCTTCACAAGGCGGACGCTGGACAGAAAATACCGGATGTGGAAGGTCTGACAGAAAATGACCCCGAGTTGGCGCTGGCCCCTAATCTTGACGACCAAATTGTCAGTGCGCTTCAATCCGAGGTGCCCCAAGGCCGCCAAGTGGGTCTTATATCCGCCATATTTTTGATGGTGAACCGTATTCTCGGTACCGGTGTTTTTTCCACTACGTCTACCATTCTTGTACAGAGTGGCAGCGTCGGTATGAGTTTGATGTACTGGGTCATTGGTGGTATTattgcaggcgcaggcttTGCAGTTTATGCGGAGTTTGCCACGTCGATGCACCGCAACGGCGGCGAGCTCAATTACCTCCAGTTTGTGTACCAAAAACCCAAATTCATGATGGCGTCCATGTACGCCGCACAAGCATTTTTTCTTGGCCAAGCCGCAGGGaatgcaaatgcagcgGGCCAGTACTTTAttcgcgcaggcgcaggtacGACGACAGAATGGAATTCGAAAGGCATTGGTGTCGCCATCATTGCCGCAGCGTGGTTCATGCATGGGTTCATGTTGAAATGGGGGCTGCGATTCCAAAACGCACTTGGGCTGTTTAAAGTAGTGATACTGGTGCTGATTGTATTCGCCGGGTTTGCAGCATTGGCAGGCCATGTACGGATTCCCAAGCCACACAACTTTGACAACGCGTTCAGTGGAACGCGCAGCGATATCTATGGCGTTGCCTCTTGCATCTACAACGCGGTCTGGAGTTACGTGGGCTATTCAAACCTTTTTTATGCTTTGGGCGAGGTAAAGAACCCTTTGCGCACCATGAAGATTGCCGGTCCTGTTGCGTTGATTGTGCTCACCATTCTCTACGTCCTGGCGCAAGTGGCCTACTTTGCTGCCGTGCCACTCGACGATATCAAAAACAGCGAGCAAATTGTGGCAGCGCTTTTTTTTGAAAATATGTTTggccggcgcgcctcgcaaGCGCTTTCTGCGTTTGTCGCGCTCTCCGCCGTTGCGAACGTCTTTAGCGTGCTCTTTTCCCAAGGGCGTCTGAACCAAGCGCTGGGCCGCGACGGGCTACTGCCCTTTTCAAAACTATTTGCCACCAACAGACCCTTTAATACCCCTTTGGCTGGCCTTACGTGGCACGCGATTGTGACATTAATTATCAtgctggcgccgcggcaaggcgACGCATACAATTTCGTGCTGAATCTATCTTCCTACCCCCTCAATGTCGTGAATGCTGCGGTTGGACTGGGCCTGTGCATTGCATACCTGCCCAAGAATTCCGTCCTAAAACCAAACTATATGCGCGACTGGAACCCTCCGTttcgcgcgacgctcccCGTGGCACTTTTTTTCACGCTCGTGTCCATGTTCCTTGTGATCGTTCCTTGGATTTCTCCTTCAAAAGCGTCGGATTCCATATACACATCCATGTGGTATGCACTAGCGCCTGCCGTTGGACTGGGTTTctttggcggcggtgcaATATATTGGCTAATTTGGTATGTCATCCTGCCCAAACTTGGCGGGTACAAATTGGTGCATACCACAGAAATCATGTCTGATGGCACGATGATTACCGCATTTGAAAAATGCAGTCCCCGCTCCTGA